The following coding sequences lie in one Leucobacter allii genomic window:
- a CDS encoding HAD family hydrolase — translation MPARAGARVAGDERHIIALDLDGTVLDNGHLGAGDDPVSGHIDPELGDAIRELHETGHEVVIATGRSVDATLPVVEKLRIRPEWVVAANGAVTLRRDPLAARAYRREFVEAFDPSDALLRIRTRLATARFAVELASGGFLYTEEIPTGTLPSEQRRVPFEELLGVQASRVVVVSPDHRLEEFLDAVSTLGLTHVSYAVGSTSWLDIAPDGVTKASALEVVAEKLGIPASRVFAAGDGRNDLDMLRWAGRLGDSVAMGQAVPEVQQAASRVTGTVDEGGLLAALRDRFPALRP, via the coding sequence GTGCCGGCCCGAGCGGGCGCCCGCGTCGCGGGCGACGAACGCCACATCATCGCCCTCGACCTCGACGGGACGGTGCTCGACAACGGGCACCTCGGCGCGGGGGACGACCCCGTTTCCGGGCACATCGATCCCGAGCTCGGCGACGCGATCCGCGAGCTGCACGAGACGGGGCACGAAGTGGTCATCGCCACGGGTCGCTCGGTCGACGCGACGCTGCCCGTGGTCGAGAAGCTCCGGATCCGCCCGGAATGGGTCGTCGCGGCGAACGGCGCGGTGACGCTGCGCCGCGATCCGCTCGCGGCACGGGCCTACCGGCGCGAGTTCGTGGAGGCCTTCGACCCGAGCGACGCGCTGCTGCGCATCCGCACCCGGCTCGCCACGGCCAGGTTCGCCGTCGAGCTCGCGAGCGGGGGCTTCCTCTATACCGAGGAGATCCCGACCGGCACGCTGCCGTCCGAGCAGCGGCGGGTGCCGTTCGAAGAGCTGCTCGGCGTGCAGGCGTCGCGCGTGGTCGTCGTGTCGCCCGACCACCGCCTGGAGGAGTTCCTCGACGCGGTCTCGACGCTCGGGCTCACGCACGTCTCGTACGCCGTGGGCAGCACCTCCTGGCTCGACATCGCGCCCGACGGCGTCACCAAGGCGAGCGCGCTCGAGGTCGTGGCGGAGAAGCTCGGAATCCCCGCCTCCCGGGTGTTCGCGGCGGGCGACGGCCGCAACGATCTCGACATGCTCCGCTGGGCCGGCAGGCTCGGCGACTCCGTCGCGATGGGGCAGGCGGTTCCCGAGGTGCAGCAGGCGGCCTCGCGCGTCACCGGCACGGTCGACGAGGGGGGTCTGCTCGCGGCGCTGCGCGACCGGTTCCCCGCGCTGCGCCCGTAG
- a CDS encoding ABC transporter substrate-binding protein, which yields MAPKTLRRATGISSALLVGALALTGCAGGGGSEAPAESTGTLVIDQAFTAQSIDPATIFQVTDAITATGVYQTLFTYIGDDPEPQPLLAESIEANDDSTQFTVVLREDATFANGNPVTADDVVFSLNRLKHLQSSPAYRMDGVTVAAADERTVTFTTESPMPYFAHTLTATPLSIVDDETVRAAGGTDAEDAIDADTAGTFFTEPANGAGSGPYVLEAYDTNSQIVLVKNEDYWGEAPAYDRIVIRNVNNAQQQKANIEGGESQIALDIPGRIAEGMASDALQVQSTSSPEVLYLALSQADGAPTSDPDILEAVKLGLDYEALRTIVGAGAVPATGIIPTKLIGALPEDEAPKSDPEAAKKLLEDAGKAGTEVTFDFANDYTRLAGIDYNTLAQGIQSQLEAIGLKVALNPTPTSTSLQNYVDGSTQMAMWSWPPDTAAPTDVLVFSAGDLLGERVHWSAEAAPEIAALAETARTTGGDAGAEAFTEWNRLMNEQSPFVPLLEPSFYLVASSGVEQISHDPLATINLSQIR from the coding sequence ATGGCACCGAAGACGCTTCGGCGAGCCACGGGAATCTCCTCCGCACTCCTGGTCGGCGCACTCGCGCTCACCGGCTGCGCGGGAGGCGGGGGCAGCGAGGCCCCGGCCGAGAGCACCGGGACGCTCGTGATCGACCAGGCATTCACCGCGCAATCGATCGACCCGGCGACGATCTTCCAGGTCACCGACGCCATCACCGCGACCGGGGTCTACCAGACGCTGTTCACCTACATCGGCGACGATCCCGAGCCGCAGCCGCTCCTCGCCGAGTCCATCGAGGCGAACGACGACTCCACCCAGTTCACCGTCGTGCTCCGCGAGGACGCGACGTTCGCGAACGGCAACCCCGTCACGGCCGACGACGTCGTCTTCTCGCTGAACCGGCTGAAGCACCTCCAGTCGAGCCCCGCGTACCGGATGGACGGCGTCACCGTCGCGGCCGCCGATGAGCGCACCGTGACGTTCACGACCGAGTCGCCGATGCCGTACTTCGCCCACACGCTCACCGCCACGCCCCTCTCGATCGTCGACGACGAGACCGTGCGCGCCGCGGGCGGCACCGACGCCGAGGACGCGATCGACGCGGACACCGCGGGGACCTTCTTCACCGAGCCGGCGAACGGCGCGGGCAGCGGCCCCTACGTGCTCGAGGCCTACGACACGAACTCGCAGATCGTGCTCGTGAAGAACGAGGACTACTGGGGCGAGGCCCCCGCGTACGACCGGATCGTGATCCGCAACGTGAACAACGCCCAGCAGCAGAAGGCGAACATCGAGGGCGGCGAGAGCCAGATCGCGCTCGACATCCCCGGTCGCATCGCCGAGGGCATGGCCTCCGACGCGCTGCAGGTCCAGTCGACCTCCTCCCCCGAGGTGCTCTACCTGGCGCTCTCGCAGGCCGACGGCGCCCCGACCTCCGACCCCGACATCCTCGAGGCCGTCAAGCTCGGCCTCGACTACGAGGCGCTGCGCACGATCGTCGGCGCGGGGGCCGTGCCGGCCACGGGCATCATCCCGACGAAGCTCATCGGCGCCCTGCCCGAGGACGAGGCGCCGAAGTCGGACCCCGAAGCCGCCAAGAAGCTGCTCGAGGACGCGGGCAAGGCCGGCACCGAGGTCACCTTCGACTTCGCGAACGACTACACGCGACTCGCGGGCATCGACTACAACACGCTCGCGCAGGGCATCCAGTCCCAGCTCGAGGCGATCGGGCTGAAGGTCGCCCTGAACCCCACCCCGACGTCGACCTCGCTGCAGAACTACGTGGACGGCAGCACCCAGATGGCCATGTGGTCCTGGCCGCCGGACACCGCAGCGCCGACCGACGTGCTCGTGTTCTCCGCCGGTGACCTGCTCGGCGAGCGCGTCCACTGGAGCGCCGAGGCGGCCCCCGAGATCGCGGCCCTCGCCGAGACCGCCCGCACGACCGGCGGCGACGCCGGGGCCGAGGCCTTCACCGAGTGGAACCGCCTCATGAACGAGCAGTCCCCGTTCGTCCCGCTGCTCGAGCCGTCCTTCTACCTGGTCGCCTCCTCCGGCGTCGAGCAGATCAGCCACGATCCGCTCGCGACGATCAACCTCTCGCAGATCCGCTGA
- the serS gene encoding serine--tRNA ligase: MIDPVLLRNDPETVKRSQRARGNAEEVVDEALAADASRRRALAEYETLRAEQNAFGKRVKAAAKEEKPALIAQAQELAAAVKAADARAKEAEAAFDAVAMRIENVVVDGVPAGGEENFVTLREVGEKPAFDFPARDHLELGELLGAIDMERGAKVSGARFYFLRGIGARLELALMNLALDRALQHGFTPLITPTLVKPEVMRGTGFLGEHADEVYHLPADDLFLTGTSEVALAGYHADEIIDLADGPLRYAGWSTCYRREAGSHGKDTRGILRVHQFNKLEMFVYADPAEAEAEHERLVSWQEEMLQALGLHYRVIDVAAGDLGSSAARKYDIEAWVPTQDAYRELTSTSNCTTYQSRRLATRFRTESGRTAPAATLNGTLATTRWIVAILETHQQADGSVRVPEALRPYLGGLETLTPIAGA; this comes from the coding sequence GTGATCGATCCAGTCCTCCTCCGCAACGATCCCGAGACCGTCAAGCGCTCGCAGCGCGCCCGTGGCAACGCGGAGGAGGTCGTCGACGAGGCGCTCGCCGCCGATGCGTCCCGGCGCCGCGCCCTCGCGGAGTACGAGACGCTCCGTGCCGAGCAGAACGCCTTCGGCAAGCGGGTGAAGGCCGCGGCCAAGGAGGAGAAGCCGGCCCTGATCGCGCAGGCCCAGGAGCTCGCCGCCGCCGTGAAGGCGGCGGACGCGCGGGCCAAGGAGGCCGAAGCCGCCTTCGACGCCGTCGCCATGCGGATCGAGAACGTCGTCGTCGACGGCGTGCCCGCCGGCGGCGAGGAGAACTTCGTCACGCTGCGCGAGGTCGGCGAGAAGCCCGCGTTCGACTTCCCGGCGCGCGATCATCTGGAGCTCGGCGAGCTCCTCGGCGCGATCGACATGGAGCGCGGCGCGAAGGTGTCGGGCGCCCGCTTCTACTTCTTGCGCGGCATCGGCGCGCGGCTCGAGCTCGCCCTCATGAACCTCGCGCTGGATCGCGCCCTGCAGCACGGCTTCACCCCGCTCATCACCCCCACGCTCGTGAAGCCCGAGGTGATGCGCGGCACGGGGTTCCTCGGCGAGCACGCCGATGAGGTCTACCACCTCCCGGCCGACGACCTCTTCCTCACGGGGACCAGCGAGGTCGCGCTCGCGGGCTACCACGCCGACGAGATCATCGACCTCGCCGATGGACCGCTGCGCTACGCCGGCTGGTCCACCTGCTACCGGCGCGAGGCCGGCTCGCACGGCAAGGACACCCGAGGGATCCTGCGGGTGCACCAGTTCAACAAGCTCGAGATGTTCGTCTACGCGGATCCCGCCGAGGCCGAGGCGGAGCACGAGCGGCTCGTCTCGTGGCAGGAGGAGATGCTCCAGGCGCTCGGCCTGCACTACCGCGTGATCGACGTCGCCGCGGGCGACCTCGGTTCGAGCGCGGCGCGCAAGTACGACATCGAGGCCTGGGTCCCCACGCAGGACGCGTACCGCGAGCTCACCTCGACGAGCAACTGCACCACGTATCAGTCCCGCAGGCTCGCCACGCGCTTCCGCACGGAGAGCGGCAGGACCGCGCCGGCGGCCACGCTCAACGGCACGCTCGCGACGACGCGCTGGATCGTGGCCATCCTCGAGACCCACCAGCAGGCCGACGGCAGCGTGCGGGTGCCCGAGGCGCTGCGGCCGTACCTCGGCGGCCTCGAGACCCTGACTCCGATCGCCGGGGCCTGA
- a CDS encoding RidA family protein, protein MSRTEHGIEPQETTPEAASRQVRRVPEPADGALSASVTVIDGTAYTTVIPVDGDGVLAEGIEAQSELVIDELERDLAGVGATLADIAHLTIYLRDLSVNRGPFNEVYARRFGGTVPVRCAVGVAELARPTMLVELTAIAAIPGA, encoded by the coding sequence ATGAGCCGCACGGAGCACGGGATCGAGCCGCAGGAGACGACGCCGGAGGCCGCGTCGCGGCAGGTGCGCCGGGTGCCCGAGCCCGCGGACGGCGCGCTCTCGGCGAGCGTCACCGTCATCGACGGCACCGCCTACACGACGGTGATCCCGGTCGACGGCGACGGCGTGCTCGCCGAGGGCATCGAGGCGCAGTCCGAGCTCGTCATCGACGAGCTCGAGCGCGACCTCGCGGGCGTCGGCGCCACGCTCGCCGACATCGCGCACCTCACGATCTACCTGCGCGACCTCTCCGTGAATCGGGGGCCGTTCAACGAGGTCTACGCCCGCCGCTTCGGCGGCACCGTGCCCGTGCGCTGCGCCGTGGGCGTCGCGGAGCTCGCGCGCCCGACGATGCTCGTCGAGCTCACGGCGATCGCCGCGATCCCCGGCGCGTAG
- a CDS encoding sulfurtransferase: MSSSDAGRREPAPRDAILIAPAALHAQLEAERDLPEAAPRTRVLDVRWTLPRPDGRADFTAGRIPGAAYVDLDAELAARPSPRDGRHPLPDPAAFQHAARSWGIRAQDRVVAYDGGGNLASARVWWLLRDAGFDRVRLLDGALPAWTDAGLPLETGPAATPRPGDVVLGSGGLPVLGIDGAPGAGDVAAFIADGGALLDARAAERYRGDAEPVDPRAGHIPGALSAPTGGNLDAAGCFLPGAALRERFAALGVVDGRAVGASCGSGVTAAHELVALALAGFDGALYPGSWSQWAHRAELPLATGDAPGS; this comes from the coding sequence ATGAGCTCCTCCGACGCCGGGCGACGCGAACCGGCTCCCCGCGACGCGATCCTCATCGCCCCGGCCGCCCTGCACGCGCAGCTCGAGGCCGAGCGCGATCTCCCCGAAGCCGCTCCGCGGACGCGCGTGCTCGACGTGCGATGGACGCTCCCCCGCCCCGACGGTCGCGCCGACTTCACGGCCGGGCGCATCCCCGGCGCCGCGTACGTCGACCTCGACGCCGAGCTCGCCGCGCGCCCCTCGCCGCGCGACGGCCGCCACCCGCTCCCCGACCCGGCGGCGTTCCAGCACGCCGCGCGCTCCTGGGGCATCCGCGCGCAGGATCGAGTCGTCGCGTACGACGGCGGCGGCAACCTCGCCTCGGCCCGCGTCTGGTGGCTGCTGCGCGACGCCGGTTTCGACCGCGTGCGCCTGCTCGACGGCGCGCTCCCCGCTTGGACGGACGCCGGACTGCCGCTCGAGACCGGTCCGGCCGCAACGCCCCGGCCCGGCGACGTGGTGCTCGGATCCGGCGGGCTCCCCGTGCTCGGCATCGACGGCGCACCGGGCGCCGGCGACGTCGCGGCGTTCATCGCGGACGGCGGCGCGCTGCTCGACGCCCGCGCCGCCGAGCGCTACCGCGGCGACGCGGAGCCCGTCGACCCGAGGGCCGGCCACATCCCCGGCGCGCTGAGCGCGCCCACCGGAGGCAATCTCGACGCCGCCGGATGCTTCCTGCCCGGCGCGGCGCTCCGGGAGCGCTTCGCCGCGCTCGGTGTCGTCGACGGCCGCGCCGTGGGCGCCTCCTGCGGCTCCGGGGTCACCGCGGCCCACGAGCTCGTCGCCCTGGCGCTCGCGGGCTTCGACGGCGCGCTCTATCCCGGCTCCTGGTCGCAGTGGGCGCATCGCGCGGAGCTGCCGCTCGCGACGGGCGACGCGCCCGGGTCCTGA
- a CDS encoding phosphoglucomutase (catalyzes the interconversion of alpha-D-glucose 1-phosphate to alpha-D-glucose 6-phosphate): MHERAGRPARAEDLIDVDALLAAYAERVPDPAIPEQRVVFGTSGHRGSSLDASFTESHIVAISAAIAEHRAAQGISGPLFIGADPHPLSAPAERTAREVLLAAGVHLVAAAGAGDEAFVPTPALSHAILGHNRGRAADDPGRADGIVVTPSHNPPGDGGFKYNPPHGGPAGTETTDRIAARANELLERGVAGIPRVAASGDDEHPLGRYDFLGEYVESLGDVIDVAAIRRSGLRFAAHPLGGASAAYWSAIRDRFGLDLTVLGPGIDPRWGFMHLDWDGRIRMDPSSASVMSTVEAARGLYPIVTGNDADADRHGIVTADAGLMNPNHFLAVAIDYLLAHRPDWPETAGIGKTLVSSALIDRVVAAHGRSLLEVPVGFKWFVPGLADGGLVFGGEESAGASFQRFDGTAWSTDKDGILLALLAAEIQAVTGQSPSERYRELVARFGEPAYARVDAPADREQKARLAALAPEDVADTELAGDPVTGILTRAPGNDAAIGGLKVQTEHAWFAARPSGTEDVMKIYAESFRGPEHLAEVQAAARALVARVLGA, from the coding sequence ATGCATGAGAGAGCCGGTCGCCCCGCCCGGGCGGAAGACCTGATCGACGTGGACGCGCTGCTCGCGGCCTACGCGGAGCGCGTTCCGGACCCCGCGATCCCCGAGCAGCGGGTCGTCTTCGGCACCTCGGGGCACCGGGGATCCTCGCTGGACGCCTCATTCACCGAGTCGCACATCGTCGCGATCAGCGCCGCGATCGCCGAGCACCGGGCCGCGCAGGGCATCAGCGGGCCGCTCTTCATCGGCGCGGACCCCCATCCGCTCTCCGCGCCCGCCGAGCGCACGGCCAGGGAGGTCCTGCTCGCGGCCGGCGTGCACCTCGTCGCCGCGGCGGGCGCCGGCGACGAGGCCTTCGTGCCCACCCCGGCACTCAGCCACGCGATCCTCGGCCACAATCGCGGCCGCGCCGCGGACGACCCCGGGCGCGCCGACGGGATCGTCGTCACCCCGAGCCATAACCCGCCGGGCGACGGCGGCTTCAAGTACAACCCGCCGCACGGCGGCCCCGCGGGCACGGAGACGACGGACCGGATCGCGGCCCGCGCGAACGAGCTCCTCGAGCGGGGGGTCGCGGGCATCCCCCGCGTCGCCGCGTCCGGGGACGACGAGCATCCGCTCGGTCGCTACGACTTCCTCGGCGAGTACGTCGAGTCCCTCGGCGACGTCATCGACGTCGCCGCCATCAGGCGATCCGGGCTGCGCTTCGCCGCCCACCCGCTCGGCGGCGCGAGTGCGGCCTACTGGTCCGCGATCCGGGATCGCTTCGGCCTCGATCTCACCGTGCTCGGCCCCGGCATCGACCCCCGGTGGGGATTCATGCACCTGGACTGGGACGGCCGGATCCGCATGGATCCCTCCTCCGCCTCGGTGATGTCGACCGTCGAGGCCGCGCGCGGGCTCTACCCGATCGTCACGGGCAACGACGCCGATGCGGACCGCCACGGCATCGTCACCGCGGACGCCGGGCTCATGAACCCGAACCACTTCCTCGCCGTGGCGATCGACTACCTCCTCGCGCACCGCCCGGACTGGCCCGAGACCGCCGGGATCGGCAAGACGCTCGTGTCCTCGGCGCTCATCGATCGCGTCGTGGCGGCGCACGGCCGCAGCCTGCTCGAGGTGCCCGTGGGCTTCAAGTGGTTTGTCCCCGGCCTCGCCGACGGCGGCCTCGTCTTCGGCGGGGAGGAGAGCGCCGGCGCCTCCTTCCAGCGCTTCGACGGGACGGCGTGGAGCACCGACAAGGACGGCATCCTGCTCGCTCTCCTCGCCGCCGAGATCCAGGCCGTCACGGGGCAGTCGCCGTCGGAGCGGTACCGGGAGCTCGTCGCCCGATTCGGGGAGCCCGCCTACGCGCGCGTCGACGCGCCGGCCGACCGGGAGCAGAAGGCGCGGCTCGCCGCGCTCGCGCCCGAGGACGTCGCCGACACCGAGCTCGCGGGCGACCCCGTGACGGGGATCCTCACCCGCGCGCCGGGCAACGACGCCGCCATCGGCGGGCTGAAGGTGCAGACCGAGCACGCCTGGTTCGCGGCGCGGCCCTCCGGCACGGAGGACGTGATGAAGATCTACGCCGAGTCCTTCCGCGGCCCCGAGCACCTGGCCGAGGTGCAGGCGGCGGCCCGGGCGCTCGTCGCGCGCGTGCTCGGGGCGTAG
- a CDS encoding dipeptidase: protein MSGAPVIDGLQCGRYDRELIERMRDGGLRAVTITASFWEDALETMDVLTGWNDLVREHPDVALIARSGADIDAAVATDRVAIVLGTQNSSLFNDRIGFIEHFWDMGVRIVQLTYNIQNAIGSSCYEPVDTGLSRFGREVVEEMNRVGMIVDLSHVGERTSLEAIEASERPVAINHANARAIYEHARNKGTEVLDALVAHGGVLGVCTYNNIAGDYAATLDGSAELVARHVELLGIDHVAYGSDLDPNSPADNIAWMRNGRWSRKVQHGASRPDIAPPPEAWIDNFDFHKFGEVRDRLVERGLLSAAEAEQVFFGNWKRMYDEGFAPAGATQQEETR from the coding sequence ATGAGCGGCGCGCCGGTGATCGACGGCCTGCAGTGCGGCCGCTACGACCGCGAGCTCATCGAACGGATGCGCGACGGCGGGCTCCGCGCCGTCACCATCACCGCCTCCTTCTGGGAGGACGCGCTCGAGACCATGGACGTGCTCACCGGGTGGAACGACCTCGTCCGCGAGCACCCGGATGTGGCGCTCATCGCGCGCAGCGGCGCCGACATCGACGCGGCCGTCGCGACGGACCGCGTCGCCATCGTGCTCGGCACGCAGAACTCGTCGCTCTTCAACGACCGCATCGGCTTCATCGAGCACTTCTGGGACATGGGCGTGCGCATCGTGCAGCTCACCTACAACATCCAGAACGCGATCGGCTCCTCCTGCTACGAGCCGGTGGACACGGGGCTCTCGCGCTTCGGCCGCGAGGTCGTCGAGGAGATGAACCGCGTCGGCATGATCGTCGACCTCTCGCACGTCGGCGAGCGCACCTCCCTCGAGGCGATCGAGGCATCGGAGCGTCCGGTGGCGATCAACCACGCGAACGCCCGCGCGATCTACGAGCACGCGCGCAACAAGGGCACGGAGGTGCTCGACGCGCTCGTGGCGCACGGCGGCGTCCTCGGGGTGTGCACGTACAACAACATCGCGGGCGACTACGCGGCGACGCTCGACGGCTCCGCCGAGCTCGTCGCCCGGCACGTCGAGCTGCTCGGGATCGACCACGTGGCCTACGGCTCCGATCTCGATCCGAACTCCCCGGCCGACAACATCGCCTGGATGCGCAACGGACGCTGGAGCCGGAAGGTGCAGCACGGGGCCTCCCGCCCCGACATCGCGCCGCCGCCGGAGGCGTGGATCGACAACTTCGACTTCCACAAGTTCGGCGAGGTGCGCGATCGCCTCGTCGAGCGGGGCCTCCTCTCCGCCGCGGAGGCGGAGCAGGTGTTCTTCGGCAACTGGAAGCGCATGTACGACGAGGGATTCGCGCCGGCCGGCGCGACGCAGCAGGAGGAGACGCGATGA
- a CDS encoding IclR family transcriptional regulator, with amino-acid sequence MTESASTGGTAPLTSSLKMLRLLEEIAKTSGPFGVSEIARRVGGSRSMVHRQLVTLVAAGWLATDAQGAYTLTFSPVRLGQAALRHASVDQRITAVLTRIADELGEGTSLGTIDGDAVLIVGRGLPQRNVHVSLAHGQRFSLEGSALGSVLAGYLDAPERRRMRAAGIELPSETACAKVRDEGYAMLIDDEFDPIEVVAVPVGRTPGRVRFALSAHWPQGRAKPDHVLSTLEAGARAIEDLTEQSAGLLLS; translated from the coding sequence ATGACCGAGAGCGCTTCGACCGGCGGCACCGCGCCGCTCACCTCGAGCCTCAAGATGCTGCGGCTGCTCGAGGAGATCGCGAAGACGAGCGGGCCGTTCGGCGTCTCCGAGATCGCGCGCCGCGTCGGCGGCTCGCGCTCGATGGTGCACCGGCAGCTGGTGACGCTCGTCGCAGCCGGCTGGCTGGCCACCGACGCCCAGGGCGCCTACACGCTCACCTTCTCACCGGTCCGCCTCGGCCAGGCCGCGCTGCGCCACGCGAGCGTCGACCAGCGGATCACCGCGGTGCTCACCCGCATCGCCGACGAGCTCGGCGAGGGGACCTCCCTCGGCACCATCGACGGCGACGCCGTGCTCATCGTCGGCCGCGGCCTGCCGCAGCGCAACGTCCACGTCTCGCTCGCCCACGGCCAGCGCTTCAGCCTCGAGGGCAGCGCTCTCGGCTCCGTGCTCGCAGGCTACCTCGATGCGCCGGAGCGCCGCCGCATGCGCGCCGCCGGCATCGAACTGCCGAGCGAGACGGCGTGCGCCAAGGTGCGCGACGAGGGCTACGCCATGCTCATCGACGACGAGTTCGACCCCATCGAGGTCGTCGCCGTCCCCGTCGGCCGCACCCCCGGCCGCGTACGCTTCGCCCTCTCGGCCCACTGGCCGCAGGGGCGGGCGAAGCCCGATCACGTGCTGTCGACGCTCGAGGCCGGCGCGCGCGCGATCGAGGACCTCACGGAGCAGAGCGCCGGCCTGCTGCTCAGCTGA
- the pheA gene encoding prephenate dehydratase has protein sequence MPAAPAVPRRYSYLGPAGTFTEAALKQVPEAAGQEWSPVDNLGEALNDVVTGASDAAMIAIENSIDGGVTVAQDALATVPGLRIVGEYLVPVNFVLVARPGTRLEDVRVVAGHPVAYGQCRAWLDAHTSRHRHLVATSNVAAAVDLFDEAKGLDAAIAPPGIEEHYDVEVLASGIAENPDAVTRFVLVSRTVPVGEPSGADKTSLIAELPEDRSGALLELLEQFATRGVNLTLLASRPIGDRMGRYRFVIDAEGHVKDERVADALLGVKRFSPRVVFLGSYPRADRVAATIRDAQDDDAFRDARDWLRGVIEGTADGAA, from the coding sequence ATGCCCGCAGCGCCCGCCGTTCCCCGCCGCTACTCCTACCTCGGCCCGGCGGGGACCTTCACGGAGGCGGCCCTCAAGCAGGTGCCCGAGGCCGCCGGGCAGGAATGGAGCCCGGTCGACAACCTCGGCGAGGCGCTGAACGACGTCGTGACCGGTGCGAGCGACGCGGCGATGATCGCGATCGAGAACTCCATCGACGGCGGCGTGACGGTCGCGCAGGACGCGCTCGCGACGGTGCCGGGGCTGCGCATCGTCGGCGAGTACCTCGTCCCCGTGAACTTCGTGCTCGTCGCGCGGCCGGGCACCCGGCTCGAGGACGTGCGGGTCGTCGCGGGGCACCCGGTCGCCTACGGGCAGTGCCGGGCCTGGCTCGACGCGCACACGAGCCGCCATCGGCATCTGGTCGCCACCTCCAACGTCGCCGCGGCGGTCGACCTCTTCGACGAGGCGAAGGGCCTCGACGCCGCCATCGCGCCCCCGGGCATCGAGGAGCACTACGACGTCGAGGTGCTCGCGAGCGGCATCGCCGAGAACCCCGACGCCGTCACCCGCTTCGTGCTCGTGAGCCGCACCGTGCCGGTGGGGGAGCCGAGCGGCGCCGACAAGACCTCGCTCATCGCCGAGCTCCCCGAGGACCGCTCGGGCGCCCTGCTCGAACTGCTCGAGCAGTTCGCGACCCGCGGCGTGAACCTCACCCTCCTGGCATCGCGTCCGATCGGCGACCGCATGGGCCGGTACCGCTTCGTCATCGACGCCGAGGGGCACGTCAAGGACGAGCGCGTCGCCGACGCCCTGCTCGGCGTCAAGCGCTTCAGCCCCCGCGTCGTCTTCCTCGGATCCTACCCGCGGGCGGACCGCGTCGCGGCGACCATCAGGGACGCGCAGGACGACGACGCCTTCCGCGACGCGCGCGACTGGTTGCGGGGCGTGATCGAGGGCACCGCCGACGGCGCGGCGTAG
- a CDS encoding diacylglycerol/lipid kinase family protein — MSPLPARQQPSAAVVYQPLKTDLPALRSAVATQERQAGWAATRWYETEAADAGVGAARRAVAEGASVVLASGGDGTIRAVAEALRGTGVPIAIVPQGTGNLLARNLGMPLNRLDVAARAAFHGRGRAIDLGLARIVREDGEETEHAFLVLAGMGLDARAISATRSTLKKRLGWLAYVDAGVRTILKDRPLQIHYSVDGSAVKPLSVYTVMIGNCGLMPGGVLLIPDAELDDGRLDIVALRPLGPFSWLRIWNKIGWENGVLRKTRAGRRIIDLVHDTRSVNYLRAERYALAVGRPEPVQLDGDDFGRALAVSGRVDPGALIVRVLPEWASAA; from the coding sequence ATGTCCCCGCTCCCCGCGCGCCAGCAGCCGAGCGCCGCGGTCGTCTACCAGCCGCTCAAGACGGACCTGCCGGCGCTGCGGAGCGCCGTGGCGACGCAGGAGCGCCAGGCCGGCTGGGCGGCGACGCGGTGGTACGAGACGGAGGCGGCGGACGCCGGCGTGGGGGCCGCCCGGCGGGCCGTCGCCGAGGGCGCGAGCGTCGTGCTCGCGAGCGGAGGCGACGGCACGATCCGCGCCGTGGCCGAGGCCCTTCGCGGCACCGGAGTGCCCATCGCCATCGTGCCGCAGGGCACGGGCAACCTGCTGGCCAGGAACCTCGGGATGCCCCTGAACCGCCTCGACGTCGCTGCGCGGGCCGCCTTCCACGGCCGGGGGCGCGCGATCGACCTCGGCCTCGCCAGGATCGTGCGGGAGGACGGCGAGGAGACCGAGCACGCCTTCCTCGTGCTCGCGGGCATGGGACTCGATGCGCGGGCCATCTCGGCGACGCGCTCCACGCTGAAGAAGCGGCTCGGCTGGCTCGCCTACGTCGACGCGGGGGTGCGCACCATCCTCAAGGACCGCCCGCTGCAGATCCACTACTCCGTCGACGGCTCCGCGGTGAAGCCGCTGTCCGTCTACACGGTGATGATCGGCAACTGCGGGCTCATGCCTGGCGGCGTCCTGCTCATCCCCGACGCCGAGCTCGACGACGGCCGTCTCGACATCGTCGCGCTGCGCCCGCTCGGCCCCTTCTCGTGGCTGCGCATCTGGAACAAGATCGGCTGGGAGAACGGCGTGCTCCGCAAGACCCGGGCCGGGCGGCGCATCATCGACCTCGTGCACGACACCCGCAGCGTCAACTACCTCAGGGCCGAGCGCTACGCGCTCGCCGTGGGTCGGCCGGAACCGGTGCAGCTCGACGGCGACGATTTCGGGCGCGCGCTCGCCGTGAGCGGCCGCGTCGATCCCGGCGCGCTCATCGTCCGCGTGCTGCCCGAGTGGGCGTCGGCGGCCTGA